One genomic region from bacterium encodes:
- the asnB gene encoding asparagine synthase (glutamine-hydrolyzing), with amino-acid sequence MCGITGTLNLKTGTPPSEAMLRQMLAMIRHRGPDEFGIYLDDHIGLGSARLSIVDLSGGQQPITNEDHTLWIVFNGEIFNHIELRPELEAQGHRFTTHADTEILIHLYEEYGPACLSRLNGQFALAIWDARHQTLFLARDRLGVRPLFYTVINGSLVFGSEIKAILTVPEVKAELDPITLDQIFTFWSPLSPRSIFKGIVELPPGHYLLAHAGKTSLTQYWKSEFPSEESALESFSGRRHPDSYLDELESLLLDAVKLRLRADVPVGAYLSGGLDSSLITALIRRCATTRLDTFSISFNDVAFDESPFQRQMAAFLNTDHQVVQASYADIGRVFPDVIWHTEIPIMRTSPAPMFLLSQRVRECGYKVVLTGEGADEFLAGYDIFKEAKVRRFSARQPQSTWRSLLFKRLYPDLTGLAKTSPAFLSAFFQSAETGLDDPFFSHAIRWKNNRHTCRFFSKDLIAHLAGQPCKGADQVAIPPEFKSWDSLAQAQFLESSIFMSQYLLSSQGDRMGMAHSIEGRFPFLDYRVVEFCNRLPSSLKLRGLTEKFLLKKLGRKWLPSEIWQRPKRPYRAPIHRSFFSGSAAYVRDLLSPGMITKTGLFNADAVTQLVNKTEKSEWISETADMTLAGIISTQLLHSLFIDRFTIPPPISHDEPVNVHRNGTGAG; translated from the coding sequence ATGTGCGGCATTACCGGTACCCTCAATCTCAAGACGGGCACCCCTCCAAGCGAGGCGATGCTTCGCCAGATGCTTGCCATGATCCGGCACCGCGGGCCTGACGAGTTCGGGATCTATCTGGATGACCATATTGGCCTGGGAAGTGCCCGCCTGAGTATCGTTGACCTGAGCGGTGGCCAGCAACCCATTACGAATGAAGATCACACGCTCTGGATTGTGTTCAATGGCGAAATCTTCAACCATATTGAACTTCGCCCGGAACTAGAAGCGCAAGGACATCGGTTCACCACCCATGCTGACACCGAGATTCTGATTCATCTGTACGAGGAGTACGGGCCCGCCTGTTTGTCCCGATTGAACGGTCAATTTGCACTGGCGATATGGGATGCCCGCCATCAAACCCTTTTCCTGGCACGCGACCGTCTCGGGGTCAGGCCGCTTTTCTACACCGTCATTAACGGATCCCTTGTTTTTGGATCTGAAATCAAAGCCATCCTCACCGTCCCCGAGGTAAAGGCAGAGCTTGACCCGATTACTCTCGACCAGATCTTCACCTTCTGGAGTCCGCTCTCCCCCCGGTCGATTTTCAAAGGGATCGTTGAATTACCCCCCGGGCACTATCTGCTGGCCCACGCCGGCAAAACGTCCCTTACCCAGTATTGGAAATCAGAATTTCCTAGCGAAGAGTCTGCTCTTGAGTCCTTCTCCGGAAGACGTCACCCCGACAGCTATCTGGATGAACTGGAGAGTCTTCTCCTTGACGCGGTGAAGCTTCGCCTGCGTGCCGATGTGCCCGTAGGGGCCTACTTGAGCGGGGGACTGGATTCCTCCTTGATCACGGCGCTTATCCGCAGGTGTGCGACAACACGGCTCGACACATTCTCCATCAGCTTTAATGATGTGGCATTCGATGAAAGTCCGTTCCAGCGCCAGATGGCCGCTTTCCTCAATACAGATCACCAGGTCGTACAGGCTTCCTATGCCGACATCGGCCGCGTCTTCCCGGACGTGATCTGGCATACTGAAATCCCCATCATGCGTACGTCCCCCGCCCCCATGTTCCTCTTGTCGCAACGGGTCCGGGAGTGTGGTTATAAGGTCGTCCTCACGGGAGAAGGCGCTGACGAATTCCTGGCGGGTTATGATATTTTCAAAGAAGCCAAAGTGCGCCGCTTTTCGGCAAGGCAACCGCAATCAACCTGGCGCTCCCTTTTATTCAAACGCCTTTACCCTGATCTCACCGGACTGGCGAAGACGAGCCCCGCCTTCCTCTCGGCATTCTTTCAGAGCGCTGAAACAGGGCTAGATGACCCCTTTTTTTCCCATGCTATTCGCTGGAAGAACAACCGCCATACCTGCCGGTTTTTCTCTAAAGACTTAATCGCTCACCTGGCCGGTCAACCCTGCAAAGGCGCCGACCAGGTAGCGATCCCTCCGGAATTCAAATCCTGGGATTCCCTGGCTCAGGCTCAATTCCTGGAAAGCTCGATATTCATGTCGCAATATCTGCTGTCCTCCCAGGGCGATCGCATGGGGATGGCCCATTCGATCGAAGGCAGGTTTCCGTTTCTGGATTACCGGGTCGTGGAATTTTGCAATCGCCTTCCCTCTTCCCTCAAATTGCGGGGGCTGACAGAGAAATTTCTTCTCAAGAAATTAGGACGTAAATGGCTGCCATCCGAAATATGGCAGCGGCCAAAACGCCCCTACCGCGCGCCCATTCATCGCAGTTTTTTCAGTGGTTCCGCCGCCTATGTCCGCGACCTGTTATCCCCCGGCATGATTACAAAAACAGGACTATTCAATGCCGACGCGGTCACACAGCTGGTCAATAAAACAGAGAAGAGCGAGTGGATCAGTGAAACCGCAGACATGACGCTTGCTGGAATTATTTCCACGCAGTTGCTTCATTCGTTATTTATCGACCGATTTACGATACCCCCCCCGATATCGCACGATGAGCCCGTAAACGTTCACCGTAACGGAACAGGGGCTGGCTGA
- a CDS encoding AMP-binding protein — translation MLVQDFLQNSAARRPDKIALVYEDQRLTYSQLDAKTNRLANALIKQGVQRGDRIAIYLHNSVEAVVAIFAALKSGGVFVLINRSTKTDKLHFILDNCRASALFADPRFLEETPSAQLLATVPSLHTVVVCGSSSDQEAALPAPYHPFAPFLGQASALPPPKVNIDLDLACLIYTSGTTGEPKGVMSDHSNVEFAASSIIQYLRNVDTDVVINVLPLSFDYGLYQLLMTFKFEGRLVLESGFAYPAAILTRIEQEQVTGFPGVPTLFAMILQLDLTPFNLSSLRYITNTAASLPPSHIQELRRKFPQSILYSMYGLTETKRTLYLPPELLDSKPGSVGIAIPGTEVWLEDQEGRRLGPDTPGELVVRGRHVMRGYWESPDATAARFKPGPLPAERVCHTGDLFRMDTDGCMYFVGRSDDMIKSRGEKVSPKEIENVLYSLEGVLEAAVIGVPDALLGQAIKAFVVVTDKALGVAQISAHCRIHLEDFMMPKYIEFRDSLPKTSSGKISKKGLT, via the coding sequence ATGCTCGTCCAGGACTTTTTACAAAATAGTGCCGCGCGGCGCCCCGACAAGATTGCCCTGGTTTATGAAGATCAGCGGCTTACCTATTCCCAGCTTGACGCCAAGACCAATCGGCTGGCCAACGCTCTCATCAAACAAGGCGTCCAGCGCGGTGATCGGATCGCGATCTACCTCCACAACTCTGTCGAGGCGGTCGTGGCCATTTTCGCAGCGCTTAAATCCGGCGGGGTCTTCGTTCTCATCAACCGCTCGACGAAAACTGATAAGCTCCACTTCATCCTTGATAATTGCCGCGCCTCCGCTTTATTCGCTGATCCACGTTTTCTTGAAGAAACTCCTTCAGCTCAACTTCTTGCCACGGTTCCCTCCCTTCACACCGTGGTGGTCTGCGGCTCATCATCAGATCAGGAAGCCGCGCTACCCGCACCATACCATCCCTTCGCACCCTTTCTGGGACAGGCGTCTGCCCTGCCTCCTCCCAAGGTGAATATTGACCTCGATCTTGCTTGCCTCATATATACCTCGGGAACGACTGGTGAACCTAAAGGGGTGATGTCCGACCATTCGAATGTTGAGTTTGCCGCCTCATCCATAATTCAGTATCTGCGGAATGTTGACACCGATGTGGTCATCAATGTCCTCCCGCTTTCCTTCGACTATGGATTATATCAATTACTGATGACGTTCAAGTTCGAAGGGAGACTGGTCCTGGAATCGGGATTTGCCTACCCGGCTGCGATTTTAACCCGGATCGAGCAGGAACAGGTCACCGGGTTCCCGGGCGTTCCGACCCTTTTCGCCATGATCCTTCAGCTGGATTTGACCCCCTTCAATTTGTCTTCGTTGCGCTATATCACGAATACTGCGGCCTCCCTCCCCCCGAGCCACATTCAGGAGCTTCGCCGGAAATTTCCCCAGTCCATATTATATTCCATGTACGGCCTGACGGAAACTAAACGAACCCTCTATCTCCCTCCGGAACTGCTGGATAGCAAGCCTGGCTCGGTAGGAATTGCTATTCCCGGAACTGAAGTATGGCTTGAGGACCAGGAAGGACGCCGGCTGGGTCCTGATACGCCGGGTGAGCTGGTGGTCAGAGGCCGCCATGTGATGCGCGGCTACTGGGAATCACCGGACGCCACGGCGGCACGTTTCAAGCCGGGACCGTTGCCGGCGGAACGGGTCTGTCATACGGGTGATCTATTCCGCATGGATACCGACGGGTGCATGTACTTTGTCGGCCGAAGTGATGACATGATCAAAAGCCGTGGAGAAAAAGTTTCTCCAAAAGAAATCGAAAACGTTCTCTATTCCCTCGAGGGGGTATTGGAAGCGGCCGTAATTGGAGTCCCTGACGCCCTTTTGGGACAGGCGATCAAGGCATTTGTGGTCGTCACTGATAAAGCCTTGGGAGTAGCGCAGATTTCTGCCCATTGCCGCATACACCTTGAAGATTTCATGATGCCTAAATACATTGAATTCCGTGATTCACTCCCCAAAACCTCCTCGGGAAAGATTTCCAAGAAAGGACTCACCTGA
- the nadE gene encoding NAD(+) synthase: MNTTPFSSGLLDLDCAAAAAKIKDSLCEQVLRRFKKKGVIVALSGGIDSSVVGALAVTALGRERVLGLLMPERDSASETLPLSRHVARHLGINTVHEDITGILEAQGCYRRRDDAIRLMIPEYGPDWKSKIALPSLLAEDQYRLFSIIAESPAGQRTSARLSLAAYLGIVAASNFKQRTRMMLAYYHADRLNYAVAGTPNRLEYDQGFFVKLGDGAADIKPIAHLYKSQVYQLARHLRLPDDICNRAPTTDTYSLPQSQEEFYFSLPYDKMDLILYGLNHGFSSAVIGKELGMAAALVERVFTDIRSKRRAAEYLHAPPSLVEPL, translated from the coding sequence ATGAATACGACACCATTTTCAAGCGGCCTGCTCGATCTCGACTGTGCTGCGGCCGCAGCGAAGATCAAGGACTCACTATGCGAGCAGGTCTTACGCCGGTTTAAAAAAAAAGGGGTAATTGTCGCGCTTTCCGGAGGCATCGACAGCAGCGTGGTGGGCGCCCTTGCGGTGACCGCACTGGGCCGTGAACGGGTACTGGGGCTACTCATGCCGGAACGGGATTCAGCTTCTGAAACACTACCCTTAAGCCGGCATGTCGCCAGACATCTCGGCATTAACACGGTTCATGAAGATATCACCGGGATTCTGGAAGCGCAGGGCTGTTATCGCCGGAGAGATGATGCCATCCGGCTCATGATTCCTGAATACGGACCTGACTGGAAGTCGAAGATCGCGCTTCCCAGTCTTCTTGCGGAGGATCAATATCGCCTGTTTTCCATCATAGCCGAATCGCCGGCAGGCCAACGCACTTCCGCGCGTTTATCCCTGGCCGCTTATCTCGGAATCGTTGCGGCTTCAAACTTCAAACAACGCACCCGTATGATGCTGGCCTACTACCATGCTGATCGGCTGAATTACGCGGTGGCAGGCACACCCAACCGCCTCGAGTATGACCAGGGGTTTTTTGTAAAATTGGGTGATGGAGCGGCAGATATCAAACCAATCGCCCATCTCTACAAATCCCAGGTTTATCAGCTGGCCAGACACTTGAGATTACCAGACGACATTTGCAACCGGGCGCCAACCACAGATACCTATTCCCTTCCCCAGAGTCAGGAGGAGTTTTATTTCTCGCTGCCATACGACAAAATGGATCTGATTCTTTATGGCTTGAACCACGGCTTCAGTTCCGCAGTCATCGGGAAAGAGCTTGGGATGGCGGCAGCCCTTGTTGAACGCGTGTTTACCGATATCCGATCCAAGCGCCGGGCTGCGGAATATTTACATGCGCCTCCATCACTTGTTGAACCACTATAG
- a CDS encoding acyl carrier protein has protein sequence MNYADDVRAFVVANFLYGDAAPLRDNTSFLSGGILDSTGILELVTFLESTYDIEIETQELLPANLDSINNVAQFLSRKLDQGKPGAPCLYAPNPLPGELAP, from the coding sequence ATGAACTACGCTGATGACGTGCGGGCATTTGTGGTGGCAAATTTTCTTTACGGGGATGCGGCCCCCCTGCGGGACAATACCTCATTCCTGAGCGGAGGCATTCTAGACTCAACCGGTATCCTGGAACTCGTCACGTTTCTGGAATCCACATACGACATTGAAATTGAAACACAGGAATTACTTCCAGCCAACCTTGACAGCATCAATAACGTTGCTCAGTTCCTGTCAAGAAAATTGGATCAGGGAAAACCGGGGGCCCCTTGCCTCTACGCCCCCAACCCCCTCCCTGGAGAATTGGCACCATGA
- a CDS encoding alpha/beta fold hydrolase produces the protein MDIQQCKQINPAPMRKCIEILVHGLRLRGTVHVPPDEATKRTTGFEGLGVIVLHPGFLPRSGQGQLAVALSDALAEMGITTVRMDQPGLGDSEGDLPVDSVSFVKTVQEGGFAELTCECLDRVKEELGLQRLVIGGHCGGAITAFYAATSRPTNWPEGIFALDLIFTLALENSSSPGNSPTLPAREGWRLRFTSFRDEIRAALLKTGMGDFLQKSAQKTRRFISNTRSSLPHPAQRNTVPTELPPQTNDELLNRVKQALKSQTRLLFIAAVDPRKDTEFDYLDYLLSDGPLRAQYKKVSGTDHGFLAGDGKLKVIEHVRNWFENEFRKSSVAE, from the coding sequence ATGGATATCCAGCAATGTAAACAGATCAACCCGGCACCTATGAGAAAGTGTATCGAAATACTTGTCCATGGACTCCGACTCAGGGGAACGGTACATGTGCCTCCGGACGAGGCTACAAAAAGAACCACTGGATTTGAAGGATTAGGCGTTATTGTACTCCACCCGGGTTTCCTTCCCCGGTCCGGACAAGGACAACTTGCCGTTGCCCTATCTGACGCATTAGCCGAAATGGGAATAACGACCGTACGAATGGATCAACCCGGACTTGGCGATTCTGAAGGGGACTTACCAGTGGATTCTGTTTCATTTGTAAAAACCGTCCAGGAAGGAGGTTTCGCCGAACTGACGTGTGAGTGTTTAGACCGGGTCAAGGAGGAACTTGGGCTGCAACGGCTGGTCATTGGGGGACATTGTGGCGGAGCCATAACCGCTTTTTATGCGGCTACCTCCCGTCCAACCAACTGGCCAGAAGGCATCTTCGCCCTCGATCTGATCTTTACCCTGGCGTTAGAAAACTCTTCATCACCCGGGAACTCCCCCACCCTGCCGGCCCGGGAAGGGTGGCGTCTGAGATTTACGTCCTTTCGAGATGAGATACGCGCCGCTCTTTTAAAAACAGGTATGGGTGATTTTCTTCAAAAAAGCGCACAGAAAACACGACGGTTCATTTCCAATACGAGATCATCCCTCCCTCATCCCGCTCAACGAAATACCGTGCCCACGGAACTCCCTCCCCAGACCAATGACGAACTCTTGAATCGCGTTAAGCAGGCATTGAAAAGTCAGACGAGGTTATTGTTCATTGCAGCGGTTGATCCCAGAAAAGATACCGAGTTTGACTATTTGGATTATTTGCTTTCTGACGGCCCACTCCGGGCCCAGTACAAAAAGGTTTCAGGCACAGACCATGGCTTTCTTGCAGGAGACGGGAAATTGAAAGTGATCGAACATGTCAGGAATTGGTTTGAAAATGAGTTTCGAAAGTCATCTGTCGCTGAATGA
- a CDS encoding oligosaccharide flippase family protein yields the protein MSQSRRQIFQSTALIGGSQAISLGFGLLKNKLLAVLLGPAGVGLAGLYASIPALVGSLSVLGIPVSGVRQIADSAAKNNERRIATTVSALKTLTWAGGLTGMCGIIAFASPISQLTFGDPDHAVGIRIVATVVLIEGFGARQRAILQGMRRIKELSLCQVLGAIGGTVIALPFIIVLREQGVPWFLMMASFCTVIASWWFARQVPIERITLTIKDLFTELKGLLSIGIAVVVTGFIGAAIFYLTRLLITNRFNLDTVGLYQAACALSLTFSGMVLGAMGTDYYPRLAAVAEDHVTCNRLINEQAEMGMLIMFPGLLATLVLAPWILKIVYSSAFTAATDVIRWQILGDALKVVSWPLGFIALAKGRGGVFMLVEGSCAIIQLAIFYLCIQWWRFEGSGIAFFIFYGFYTALIVLVARRLTSFSWEKSSRKTMFIIITATAAIFLLCRYTSPSVSLSVGVAGTLLATWWSYLKLKESLGGDYFENISCKLIGLFQRDPQTEIPALPPIIARDIIRPNLAKAYSSKEEFGYLHHGNQHVYFAFHRANKPVAQVLLAGHFAVERPFSYAPWVRWARYLAEQGFSALRFDYRGCGESTGRFQDYTLKSWIEDCMNSCAYLREQAPDVPLILNGIGLGGLIIAHSFKTGLGDGMLLWSPSQCGSSALRDTFFKRMAFDLANSETGQVKTWAHYKSSLEQGIAIDAAGYTITPALWREAEEMTLVLPESGGKDGIDDHGRPWKVTKLSQSEVPLIAGGGLWQALNPGLRIHRAPLNPDMHDFFKANTQWISSNVNRSTRHL from the coding sequence ATGTCGCAATCCCGACGCCAGATTTTCCAGTCGACAGCCCTTATTGGTGGCTCACAAGCCATCAGTCTCGGATTCGGTTTGCTCAAAAACAAATTACTGGCCGTATTGTTAGGGCCTGCGGGCGTTGGCCTTGCCGGGTTATATGCCTCCATTCCGGCACTCGTTGGATCTCTCAGCGTCCTTGGAATTCCGGTCAGCGGGGTGCGGCAGATAGCTGATTCAGCGGCAAAAAACAACGAGCGCCGAATCGCGACTACGGTCAGCGCACTGAAGACGCTAACCTGGGCAGGCGGATTGACGGGAATGTGCGGGATTATCGCATTTGCCAGCCCGATCTCCCAATTGACGTTTGGGGACCCGGACCACGCGGTCGGCATCAGGATTGTGGCAACGGTAGTACTGATCGAGGGATTCGGTGCCCGGCAACGCGCCATTCTTCAAGGAATGCGCCGGATAAAAGAACTCAGCCTATGCCAGGTGCTGGGCGCCATCGGCGGAACGGTCATCGCACTCCCTTTTATCATCGTTCTGCGTGAGCAAGGGGTCCCGTGGTTCCTGATGATGGCCTCCTTCTGCACGGTGATTGCCTCCTGGTGGTTTGCACGACAAGTACCGATAGAACGAATCACCCTTACGATCAAAGACCTGTTTACCGAATTAAAAGGGTTGCTGAGCATTGGCATTGCCGTTGTGGTGACAGGCTTCATCGGCGCTGCTATTTTCTATCTAACGCGGTTACTCATCACGAACAGGTTCAACCTCGACACCGTTGGCCTGTACCAAGCCGCTTGCGCGTTGTCCCTCACCTTCTCCGGCATGGTGCTTGGAGCCATGGGAACGGACTATTACCCCCGGTTAGCCGCCGTCGCCGAGGATCATGTTACCTGTAACCGCCTCATCAATGAACAGGCGGAAATGGGAATGTTGATCATGTTCCCTGGCCTCCTCGCTACGTTAGTTCTGGCACCGTGGATTCTTAAAATAGTCTATTCCTCGGCCTTCACTGCGGCAACGGACGTGATCCGCTGGCAGATTCTCGGCGATGCCTTGAAGGTGGTAAGCTGGCCCCTGGGATTCATTGCCCTTGCAAAGGGTCGGGGGGGGGTATTTATGCTCGTCGAAGGCTCCTGCGCGATCATCCAACTTGCTATTTTTTACCTGTGCATTCAATGGTGGCGCTTTGAAGGTTCGGGGATCGCCTTTTTTATCTTTTACGGCTTCTATACCGCCCTCATTGTTCTCGTCGCCAGAAGGCTCACCTCCTTCTCATGGGAAAAGAGTTCCAGAAAAACCATGTTTATCATCATCACCGCAACGGCGGCCATCTTCCTCCTTTGCCGGTACACCAGTCCTTCTGTTTCACTATCTGTCGGGGTTGCAGGCACCCTCCTTGCCACCTGGTGGAGTTATCTGAAATTGAAAGAGTCGCTTGGAGGTGACTATTTTGAAAATATTTCCTGCAAGTTGATCGGACTATTCCAAAGAGACCCACAAACAGAAATCCCTGCTTTGCCCCCAATAATTGCGAGAGATATCATCCGGCCGAATCTGGCCAAGGCCTATTCCTCAAAAGAAGAATTCGGGTATCTCCATCATGGCAACCAACACGTATATTTTGCATTTCACCGCGCGAATAAACCCGTCGCTCAAGTATTGCTGGCGGGACATTTTGCCGTAGAACGTCCTTTTTCTTATGCCCCATGGGTCCGATGGGCCCGATATCTTGCGGAACAGGGGTTTTCTGCACTCAGGTTCGATTACCGGGGATGCGGCGAAAGCACTGGCCGTTTCCAGGACTATACGTTGAAATCATGGATTGAAGACTGCATGAACTCGTGTGCCTATCTGCGGGAACAAGCTCCCGATGTCCCGCTCATATTGAACGGGATCGGGCTGGGTGGACTGATCATTGCGCACAGTTTCAAAACCGGACTCGGAGACGGGATGTTGTTGTGGTCCCCCTCCCAATGCGGTTCAAGTGCATTACGGGATACCTTCTTCAAGCGCATGGCTTTCGATCTGGCAAACTCGGAGACGGGTCAGGTCAAAACCTGGGCCCATTACAAGTCGAGCCTGGAGCAGGGCATTGCCATTGATGCCGCCGGCTACACGATCACACCGGCATTATGGCGCGAAGCCGAGGAGATGACCCTCGTCCTCCCGGAGAGTGGCGGGAAAGACGGGATCGATGACCATGGGCGGCCTTGGAAGGTTACCAAACTCAGCCAGTCGGAAGTGCCGCTGATCGCTGGTGGGGGATTATGGCAGGCATTGAACCCTGGACTGCGCATTCATCGGGCGCCGCTGAATCCCGACATGCATGATTTCTTTAAAGCAAACACCCAATGGATATCCAGCAATGTAAACAGATCAACCCGGCACCTATGA